From one Spiroplasma endosymbiont of Lasioglossum villosulum genomic stretch:
- the nusG gene encoding transcription termination/antitermination protein NusG, with product MSERIKKETPLVKTTSLEETHKHRIEQAQWYIVNCNKGHEDKVAADLKNKIEKKLNLKDNIFQVRVVKEAIPDKDKKITEKNIFPGYIFVHMILTEDTWYDIRNTTGINGFIGSSGKGVPPTPLSTKEVNEMLYRNSKNSSQPKVKETKKIIRDFELNDFVHITSGALQGREGQVIKLDEDKGVATVSVDMFGRQTEIKVEYDSCKKIKV from the coding sequence ATGAGCGAAAGAATAAAAAAAGAAACCCCTTTAGTGAAAACTACATCATTAGAAGAAACACATAAACATCGAATTGAGCAAGCACAATGATATATTGTTAATTGTAACAAAGGTCATGAAGATAAAGTTGCTGCTGATTTGAAAAATAAAATTGAAAAAAAATTAAATTTAAAAGATAATATTTTTCAAGTTAGGGTTGTTAAAGAAGCAATACCAGATAAAGATAAAAAAATAACTGAAAAAAATATTTTTCCTGGTTATATTTTTGTTCATATGATTTTAACCGAAGATACTTGATATGATATTCGTAATACAACAGGGATTAATGGTTTTATTGGTTCTAGTGGTAAAGGTGTACCACCGACTCCACTTTCTACTAAAGAAGTTAATGAAATGTTATATCGTAATTCTAAAAATTCATCACAACCTAAAGTTAAAGAGACAAAAAAAATTATTCGTGATTTTGAGTTAAATGATTTTGTTCATATTACTTCTGGTGCTTTACAAGGCCGAGAAGGACAAGTTATTAAATTAGATGAAGATAAGGGTGTTGCAACAGTTTCTGTTGATATGTTTGGTCGTCAAACCGAAATTAAAGTAGAATATGATAGTTGTAAAAAAATTAAAGTTTAG
- the cysS gene encoding cysteine--tRNA ligase, with protein MIKIYDSFSQRLQLLVPNKKQVNMYLCGPTVYNYIHVGNIRGVLVFDVLHRLLIDQNYKINYVHNITDIDDKIINKAADLKITEQQVTEKYTLAYYEDLEKLNIISPTKLPKVSEYISKIIEFINKLIIKDYAYVTAGDVYFKVNKLKDYGSLAHKNIEDLIPNFRIKNLVAKENNLDFALWKSTTIGISWNSPWGKGRPGWHTECACFVEDLFNGQTIDLHGGGVDLKFPHHENERAQFVATNNKKMSNIWWHNGHVNIANEKMSKSLNNFILVKEFCQQYHPNVLRYLILNRDHQQPIDFNKETIENGLVSTKKYENILKQWTYQIFINNIICNNNHHSIYYQQIIKNLSNNIDTTNTITLIENMIKKLNEALIKKNFNEEFQEIFYTFTFALKILGFDFKVGNYSEKIKNKIKIWEQLKKEKQYQEADKIRQELKDLNII; from the coding sequence ATGATTAAAATTTATGATAGTTTTTCACAAAGATTGCAATTGCTTGTCCCTAATAAAAAGCAAGTTAATATGTATTTATGTGGTCCTACTGTTTATAACTATATTCATGTTGGCAATATTCGTGGTGTACTTGTTTTTGATGTTTTACATCGTTTGTTAATTGATCAAAATTATAAAATAAATTATGTTCATAATATTACTGATATTGATGATAAAATTATTAATAAAGCTGCGGATTTAAAAATAACAGAACAACAAGTTACTGAAAAATATACGTTAGCATATTATGAAGACTTAGAAAAATTAAATATTATTTCTCCTACAAAATTACCAAAAGTAAGTGAATATATTTCAAAGATTATTGAATTTATTAATAAATTAATTATTAAAGATTATGCATATGTTACTGCTGGTGATGTTTATTTTAAAGTTAATAAGTTAAAAGATTATGGAAGTTTGGCACATAAAAATATTGAAGATTTAATTCCAAATTTTAGAATTAAAAATTTAGTTGCTAAAGAAAATAATCTAGATTTTGCTTTGTGAAAATCAACAACAATAGGTATTAGTTGAAATAGTCCGTGAGGAAAAGGAAGACCTGGTTGACATACTGAGTGTGCTTGTTTTGTTGAGGATTTATTTAATGGTCAAACTATTGATTTACATGGTGGTGGTGTTGATTTAAAATTTCCTCATCATGAAAATGAACGAGCTCAATTTGTTGCAACTAATAATAAAAAAATGTCAAATATTTGATGACATAATGGTCATGTTAATATTGCTAATGAAAAAATGTCAAAATCTTTAAATAATTTTATTTTGGTTAAAGAATTTTGTCAGCAATATCATCCAAATGTATTGCGCTATTTAATATTAAATCGTGATCATCAACAACCAATTGATTTTAATAAGGAAACAATTGAAAATGGATTAGTGTCAACAAAAAAATATGAAAATATTTTAAAACAATGAACATATCAAATATTTATTAACAATATAATATGTAATAATAATCATCATTCAATTTATTATCAACAAATTATTAAAAATTTATCAAATAATATTGATACAACTAATACTATTACTTTAATTGAAAATATGATTAAAAAATTAAATGAAGCACTTATTAAAAAAAATTTTAATGAAGAATTTCAAGAAATTTTTTATACTTTTACCTTTGCTTTAAAAATATTAGGATTTGATTTTAAAGTTGGTAATTATTCTGAAAAAATTAAAAATAAAATTAAAATATGAGAACAACTAAAAAAGGAAAAACAATACCAAGAAGCTGATAAAATTCGTCAAGAATTAAAAGATTTGAATATTATTTAA
- a CDS encoding MATE family efflux transporter, whose translation MEKENLAKVTLNKRTERNSINKLKRQAIFSTANPWKAIFIMVTPPLIAVIIFSTYQIFDKWIATQWGGQSIIDRYNNYQNSGIMITAEQALKIINIATTYAAVPSSMMVSFALMVATGTGIKFSIAYGQNKREQMSEYLGNGFLLSFLVSIVLMIIMYFSCQSIIEFQAGSDVGSNPIIREIIIKEAVRFSQILILATPLLFFAYFLVSLLRSEGMMLWTILINVAACLVNISLDFIFVIPGKLGMEGTAYATIIAWASINLFSIGIIWYSAYNLRFKVAHLKLKWVIVTGILLIGATSLLQNIAQSILAMVTTKILNTLPPPDYHGGGSTGIPVFVQLYGGIMPWLILINAPIIGITQGARALIGYVYGSKDFSRVWQLMWRLTLLLLLLLIASVLLVVIAGQYMMHFFGVDLEMARFFKVYIIMQFAFYPLATLHYVAVIFYQSINRGKLSLFASLQRTIIMPIICLGLGYYVAHVSHNGFYFYLFLGFIDLFAAFILLPLLIYTFWKSKPFIHTTKDKKSKYLI comes from the coding sequence ATGGAAAAAGAAAATCTTGCTAAAGTTACTCTCAATAAACGAACAGAAAGAAATTCAATAAACAAGTTGAAAAGACAAGCTATTTTTAGCACGGCAAATCCATGAAAAGCAATCTTTATTATGGTCACACCACCTTTAATTGCTGTAATTATTTTTTCTACTTATCAAATTTTTGATAAATGAATTGCTACACAATGAGGTGGACAAAGTATTATTGATCGTTATAATAATTATCAAAATTCAGGAATAATGATAACTGCTGAACAAGCATTAAAAATTATTAATATTGCTACTACTTATGCTGCTGTTCCTTCTTCAATGATGGTTTCCTTTGCCTTAATGGTTGCAACTGGAACAGGTATTAAGTTTTCGATTGCATATGGTCAAAATAAACGAGAACAAATGTCAGAATATTTAGGAAATGGATTTTTATTATCTTTTTTAGTTTCTATTGTTCTTATGATCATTATGTATTTTAGTTGTCAGAGTATTATTGAATTTCAAGCTGGAAGTGATGTTGGAAGTAATCCAATAATTAGGGAAATAATAATTAAAGAAGCAGTTAGATTTTCGCAAATTTTAATTCTTGCTACACCATTACTTTTTTTTGCTTATTTTTTAGTTTCATTATTACGTAGTGAAGGAATGATGTTATGAACAATTTTAATTAATGTTGCGGCTTGTTTAGTAAATATATCTTTAGATTTTATTTTTGTTATTCCTGGTAAATTAGGAATGGAAGGCACTGCATATGCAACTATTATTGCTTGAGCAAGCATTAATTTATTTTCAATAGGTATTATTTGATATAGTGCCTATAATTTAAGATTTAAAGTAGCACACTTAAAACTTAAATGAGTAATAGTAACGGGCATTTTATTAATTGGTGCAACTTCTTTATTACAAAATATTGCCCAAAGTATTTTGGCAATGGTTACTACTAAAATTTTAAATACATTACCACCTCCAGACTATCATGGTGGGGGAAGTACTGGTATTCCGGTTTTTGTTCAATTATATGGTGGTATTATGCCTTGGTTAATTTTAATTAATGCACCTATTATTGGAATTACGCAGGGAGCAAGAGCATTAATTGGCTATGTTTATGGTTCAAAGGACTTTAGTCGTGTTTGACAATTGATGTGACGTTTAACTTTATTACTTTTATTGTTGCTAATTGCTTCAGTATTATTAGTAGTAATAGCGGGGCAATATATGATGCATTTCTTTGGCGTAGATTTAGAAATGGCAAGATTCTTTAAAGTTTATATTATTATGCAGTTTGCTTTTTATCCATTAGCTACACTACATTATGTTGCTGTTATTTTCTATCAATCAATTAATCGTGGTAAATTGTCATTATTTGCTAGTTTACAACGAACAATTATAATGCCAATTATTTGTTTAGGTTTAGGATATTATGTTGCACATGTTTCTCATAATGGTTTTTATTTTTATTTATTTCTTGGCTTTATTGATTTATTTGCTGCTTTTATATTATTACCATTATTAATTTATACATTTTGAAAATCTAAACCATTTATTCATACAACTAAAGATAAAAAAAGCAAATATCTAATTTAA
- the rplA gene encoding 50S ribosomal protein L1, with product MNRSKRYLAVAKLVDNTKVYPIDRALELVKQTSSLKFDATVEAAFRLNVDPRHADQMLRGSIVLPAGTGKTQRVLVITTTKQKEAMESQADFVGGKEMIEKIQKGWFDFDVIIATLEMMGELGKIGRVLGPKGLMPTAKLGTVTMDVQKAIADIRKGKVEYRVDKQGNIHVILGKVSFAQEGLKDNYLAILNTLRKVKPAAVKGAYIKNISITTAMGPGIKVLIEE from the coding sequence ATGAATAGAAGTAAAAGATATCTTGCAGTTGCAAAATTAGTTGATAACACTAAAGTTTATCCAATTGATCGTGCTTTAGAATTAGTTAAACAAACTTCATCATTAAAATTTGATGCAACAGTTGAAGCAGCATTTCGTTTAAATGTTGATCCAAGACATGCTGATCAAATGTTACGTGGTTCTATTGTTTTACCAGCAGGGACCGGAAAAACACAACGTGTTTTAGTAATAACTACTACTAAACAAAAAGAGGCAATGGAAAGTCAAGCTGATTTTGTTGGTGGTAAGGAAATGATTGAAAAAATTCAAAAAGGTTGATTTGATTTTGATGTTATTATTGCAACACTCGAAATGATGGGTGAATTAGGAAAAATTGGTAGAGTATTAGGACCAAAAGGGTTAATGCCTACAGCAAAACTAGGAACAGTAACAATGGATGTTCAAAAAGCAATAGCTGATATTCGTAAAGGTAAAGTTGAATATCGTGTTGATAAACAAGGTAATATTCATGTTATTCTTGGTAAAGTATCATTTGCACAAGAAGGGTTAAAAGATAATTATTTAGCAATTCTTAACACTTTAAGAAAAGTTAAACCCGCAGCGGTTAAGGGTGCTTATATTAAAAATATAAGTATTACTACAGCAATGGGCCCTGGTATTAAAGTATTAATTGAAGAATAA
- the rlmB gene encoding 23S rRNA (guanosine(2251)-2'-O)-methyltransferase RlmB — protein sequence MALQYIYGYHPIIAALSTSSLIKIKKVFLVQDKYQELKKDLKSVNIPYEIISLQAMNNLLGTTKHQNIAANVKDYQYFSFDELINIDSTSKFLRILILDRISDPHNFGSMLRIAAGNDFDGVIVLNRNQSEINGAVAKAAAGALSIIPVCQVNNLTSAINNLQEKYKFWILAAAKTAKAIDYFTIDCSSNLALIIGNEGEGISPKLLKHTDYIVQIPISPKIESFNASVACGIIANYIYVETLKLS from the coding sequence ATGGCATTACAATATATTTATGGTTATCACCCTATTATTGCTGCATTATCAACATCGTCATTAATAAAAATTAAAAAAGTTTTTTTAGTTCAAGATAAGTACCAAGAATTGAAAAAAGATTTAAAAAGTGTAAATATTCCTTATGAAATTATTAGTTTACAAGCAATGAATAATTTATTAGGTACTACTAAACATCAAAATATTGCTGCTAATGTTAAAGACTATCAATATTTTTCTTTTGATGAATTAATTAATATTGATTCAACATCTAAATTTTTAAGAATTTTAATTTTAGATCGTATTTCTGATCCACATAATTTTGGTTCAATGTTAAGAATTGCAGCGGGTAATGACTTTGATGGTGTAATTGTTTTAAATCGTAATCAATCTGAAATAAATGGTGCAGTTGCAAAGGCTGCAGCTGGTGCTCTAAGTATTATTCCAGTTTGTCAAGTTAATAATTTAACTTCCGCAATTAATAATTTACAAGAAAAATATAAATTTTGAATTTTGGCTGCTGCTAAAACAGCAAAAGCAATTGATTATTTTACTATTGATTGTAGTAGCAACTTAGCATTAATTATTGGTAATGAAGGTGAAGGGATAAGTCCAAAGTTATTAAAACATACCGATTATATTGTTCAAATACCAATAAGTCCAAAAATAGAATCATTTAATGCTAGCGTTGCTTGTGGTATTATTGCAAACTATATTTACGTTGAAACGTTAAAATTATCGTAA
- the rpmG gene encoding 50S ribosomal protein L33: protein MNEKIILICTVCLNRNYHTYKNKIKYKERMELKKYCEHCQKHTLHKESR from the coding sequence ATGAACGAAAAAATAATTTTAATTTGTACTGTGTGTTTAAATCGTAATTATCATACATACAAAAATAAGATTAAATATAAAGAGCGTATGGAACTAAAAAAATATTGTGAACATTGTCAAAAACATACTTTACATAAGGAATCACGTTAG
- a CDS encoding alkaline phosphatase, protein MNKPLFSFFYYVNPDLAGHSREWNSEEYYQAISQTDKYIGDIIENLKDLEMWEDILLIISSDHGGVSQYHGHSSDAEQKIPLLFAGNCIPKYGIIPDKIKIYDIPATIAWLLDINSRPIIWDGQPILTPFFDMTNMYDHSEEFK, encoded by the coding sequence ATTAATAAACCTTTATTTTCATTTTTTTATTATGTTAATCCTGATTTAGCAGGTCATTCACGTGAATGAAATAGTGAAGAATATTATCAAGCAATTAGTCAGACTGATAAATATATTGGAGATATTATTGAAAATTTAAAAGATTTAGAAATGTGAGAAGATATCTTATTAATTATTAGTTCTGATCATGGAGGTGTTTCACAATATCATGGTCATTCTTCTGATGCTGAACAAAAAATTCCTTTGCTTTTTGCAGGAAATTGTATTCCAAAATACGGAATTATTCCAGATAAAATTAAAATTTATGATATTCCAGCTACTATTGCTTGATTATTAGATATTAATTCACGACCAATAATTTGAGATGGTCAGCCAATTTTAACACCTTTTTTTGATATGACAAATATGTATGATCATAGTGAGGAGTTTAAGTAA
- a CDS encoding ankyrin repeat domain-containing protein: MQLVNELLIETVEVGDLEALKVLLENGADVNYEVQDGNTSLMLAAENGRIEIFNILLLYKAHVYHKNQGGFTALTCSIKNKNLIIKTFKEFLKFKNEIMIFKGNCYEKIIYIIKGDDDNWLKKEESVIDSLEYLQNEIKKLNEKNNSNIEIFWQKEVINSLVFDELNYSLLHIAVINDWQKLVTYLINKWPIDVDYKDNSGNSAWNHACLLLQKEIALTIKNYDQLTIENKMFLKDFFSLSSNWNQNQEQEIDKVANETRREIFKYYIPQTEVEIFKDKINLLDSSSIVSQTTIKRDYGSNM, from the coding sequence ATGCAACTAGTAAATGAACTGTTAATTGAAACAGTTGAAGTTGGTGACTTGGAAGCACTTAAAGTTTTATTGGAAAATGGTGCTGATGTTAATTATGAAGTTCAAGATGGTAATACGTCTTTAATGTTAGCTGCTGAAAATGGAAGAATTGAAATTTTTAATATTTTATTATTATACAAAGCTCATGTTTATCATAAAAATCAAGGTGGTTTTACTGCTTTAACTTGCTCTATTAAAAATAAAAATTTAATAATAAAAACATTTAAAGAATTTCTAAAATTTAAAAATGAAATAATGATTTTTAAAGGAAATTGTTATGAAAAAATAATCTATATTATAAAGGGAGATGATGATAATTGATTAAAAAAAGAAGAATCAGTAATAGATTCATTAGAATATTTGCAAAATGAAATTAAAAAATTAAATGAAAAAAATAATTCAAATATTGAAATTTTTTGACAAAAAGAAGTTATTAATAGTTTAGTATTTGATGAACTAAATTATTCATTACTACATATAGCGGTAATAAATGATTGACAAAAATTAGTAACTTATTTAATTAATAAATGACCAATTGATGTTGATTATAAAGATAACTCAGGAAATTCAGCATGAAATCACGCTTGTTTACTATTACAAAAAGAAATTGCTTTGACAATTAAAAATTATGATCAGTTAACTATTGAAAATAAAATGTTTTTAAAAGATTTTTTTAGTTTATCATCAAATTGAAATCAAAATCAAGAACAGGAAATTGACAAAGTGGCTAATGAAACTAGAAGAGAAATATTTAAGTACTACATACCACAAACAGAAGTAGAAATCTTTAAAGATAAGATAAATTTGTTAGATTCATCATCAATAGTGAGTCAAACAACTATTAAACGTGATTATGGATCAAATATGTAA
- the secE gene encoding preprotein translocase subunit SecE: protein MSAEDKSKEKPKINPEKLALLKSKFNILRKIKPLRTKRTSEGKPSFDPRTADKNKKVNISEIWEKERKNRTPEERFYYKKEARTYHKYFFLYLSREIRRTRWTPRKQLNNKFITTVLFIAVLALFFYGIEQLLLFVLPLLKIM from the coding sequence ATGAGTGCAGAAGACAAATCAAAAGAAAAACCAAAAATTAATCCTGAAAAATTGGCTCTTTTAAAAAGTAAATTTAATATTTTACGTAAAATTAAACCTTTAAGAACAAAAAGAACTTCTGAAGGAAAACCAAGTTTTGATCCACGAACAGCCGATAAAAATAAAAAGGTTAATATTAGCGAAATTTGAGAAAAAGAACGTAAAAATCGTACGCCTGAAGAACGTTTTTATTATAAAAAAGAAGCGAGAACTTATCATAAATATTTTTTCTTATACTTATCAAGAGAAATTAGAAGAACTCGTTGAACACCAAGAAAACAATTAAATAATAAATTTATTACAACAGTATTATTTATTGCTGTCTTAGCACTATTCTTTTATGGAATTGAGCAGTTATTACTATTTGTATTACCTTTATTAAAAATAATGTAA
- a CDS encoding HU family DNA-binding protein, giving the protein MQKSQIARAVQKKLELSEKEYKEVLEFILDKIATALIKGEKVTLRNFGTFTIKYRKARPGVNPQNSEPMAIPRKRVVKFNSCKALKKRVNEGK; this is encoded by the coding sequence ATGCAAAAAAGTCAGATAGCACGAGCTGTACAAAAAAAATTAGAATTATCAGAAAAAGAATACAAAGAAGTGTTAGAATTTATCTTAGATAAAATTGCTACTGCTTTAATTAAAGGAGAAAAAGTAACACTACGTAACTTTGGAACTTTTACTATTAAATACCGCAAAGCTCGACCGGGAGTAAATCCACAAAATTCAGAACCGATGGCTATTCCTAGAAAGCGAGTAGTTAAATTTAATTCTTGTAAAGCATTAAAAAAGAGAGTTAATGAAGGTAAATAA
- the rpsL gene encoding 30S ribosomal protein S12 → MPTMNQLLRKGRTDKKYKSKSPALNVSYNSLTKTTSSISSPQKKGVALVVTTRTPKKPNSALRKIVRARLTNGMEVTAYISGEGHNLQEHAIVGIRGGRVKDLPGVRYHVIRGYSDTAGVVNRNQGRSKYGTKKPKDKK, encoded by the coding sequence ATGCCAACAATGAACCAACTATTACGTAAAGGACGTACAGATAAAAAATACAAATCTAAATCACCAGCGTTAAATGTTTCATATAATTCATTAACAAAAACAACTTCTTCAATTAGCAGTCCGCAAAAAAAAGGTGTAGCGCTTGTAGTTACTACAAGAACACCAAAAAAACCTAACTCAGCTTTAAGAAAAATTGTTCGTGCTCGTTTAACTAACGGTATGGAAGTTACTGCTTATATTTCTGGAGAAGGTCATAATTTGCAAGAACATGCTATTGTTGGAATCCGTGGTGGGAGAGTTAAAGATTTACCTGGAGTTAGATACCATGTTATTCGTGGGTATTCTGATACTGCCGGAGTAGTAAATCGTAATCAAGGTCGTTCTAAATACGGAACTAAAAAACCAAAAGATAAGAAATAA
- the rpsG gene encoding 30S ribosomal protein S7 has product MRKNQAIKRELVADPIYDSKIVTQLINAIMIDGKKSVAQKIVYNSFKIVGEKTQQVPLEVFEKAIANITPQLEIKTRRIGGANYQVPIEVSATRKITLAIRWLVSYSQARYGNSMQDKLAAEIMDAATGNGSSIKKRDEIHRMAEANKAFAHYKW; this is encoded by the coding sequence ATGCGTAAAAATCAAGCTATTAAAAGAGAATTAGTTGCTGATCCAATTTATGATTCAAAAATTGTTACTCAATTAATTAACGCCATTATGATTGATGGTAAAAAAAGTGTAGCTCAAAAAATTGTTTATAATTCTTTTAAAATTGTTGGAGAAAAAACCCAACAAGTACCATTAGAAGTATTTGAAAAGGCAATTGCTAATATTACACCACAATTAGAAATTAAAACTCGAAGAATTGGTGGTGCAAACTATCAAGTTCCTATTGAAGTTAGTGCTACTCGTAAGATAACTTTAGCAATTCGTTGATTAGTTTCTTATTCACAAGCAAGATATGGTAATAGTATGCAAGATAAACTTGCAGCTGAGATTATGGATGCTGCTACTGGTAATGGTTCATCAATTAAAAAACGTGATGAAATTCATCGTATGGCTGAAGCTAATAAAGCCTTTGCTCACTATAAATGATAA
- the rplK gene encoding 50S ribosomal protein L11, giving the protein MADKKNINREGIIQLPAGSAKPGASLASFGIDMPRFCREFNDKTKDQKDDVNPVPIPVFITAYKDKTFDFKIKTAPTTFLLKRVLKLAKGSSNAKLTKVGTLTIAQITEIAQIKLPDLNAYSLEDAIKIVAGTAKNMGITVEDGKQGV; this is encoded by the coding sequence ATGGCAGATAAAAAAAATATTAATCGTGAAGGTATTATTCAATTACCAGCTGGTAGTGCCAAACCAGGTGCTAGTTTAGCATCATTCGGTATTGATATGCCACGTTTTTGTAGAGAATTTAACGATAAAACCAAAGATCAAAAAGATGATGTTAATCCAGTTCCAATTCCAGTTTTTATTACAGCATATAAAGATAAAACTTTTGACTTTAAAATAAAAACTGCACCAACAACATTTCTTTTAAAAAGAGTATTGAAACTTGCAAAAGGTTCATCAAATGCTAAATTAACAAAAGTAGGAACACTTACTATTGCTCAAATCACAGAAATTGCTCAAATTAAATTACCTGATTTAAATGCTTATTCTTTAGAAGATGCAATTAAAATTGTTGCAGGAACAGCCAAGAATATGGGTATTACTGTTGAAGATGGAAAGCAAGGTGTTTAA
- a CDS encoding ISNCY family transposase, with protein sequence MERSMTMKEKYKYKIINDIIINKLSKHQAKNKLNLTIRRINQLIQIFNREGKVDFIHKSRNKISNKATNFEIKIKIINLYKTKYYNFNFQHFHEKLINEEKIKISYSTLYTILIKEKITSPKRHKNKKNNLHPTRNRRTNFGKLIQMDASNHHWFGNDKPKSFLHAAIDDATGNIVGLWFDHQETLDGYYNIFYQILTNYGIPKTFYTDNRTVFGYKKKVDAGKINTENDTYTQFQKSCNDLGVEIIRTSIPQAKGRVERLFGTLQSRLISELRLNKIRNLEEANKFLKTYISTFNKQFAFPIDDTKSAMVKAPTQEEINIYLSRFSKRKTDSGSTITYYGKKYFPYKNNKVQYIQPRTDVIVLKSFINELYLSYNNQMYELKEIAQKPIIKENLIKTKKVYIPNKNHPWRYGYQ encoded by the coding sequence ATGGAAAGAAGTATGACTATGAAAGAAAAATATAAATACAAAATTATAAATGATATTATTATTAATAAATTATCTAAACATCAAGCCAAGAATAAACTTAATCTAACTATTAGAAGAATTAACCAATTAATTCAAATTTTTAATAGAGAAGGTAAAGTTGATTTTATTCATAAATCTCGTAATAAAATTTCTAATAAGGCAACAAATTTTGAAATCAAAATTAAGATTATAAACTTGTATAAAACAAAATATTATAATTTTAATTTTCAACATTTTCATGAGAAATTAATTAATGAAGAAAAAATTAAGATTTCATATAGCACACTTTATACTATATTAATTAAAGAAAAAATTACTTCACCAAAAAGACATAAAAATAAAAAAAATAACTTACATCCAACAAGAAATCGAAGAACAAATTTTGGTAAATTAATTCAAATGGACGCCAGTAATCATCATTGATTTGGTAACGATAAACCAAAATCATTTTTACATGCTGCAATTGATGATGCTACAGGAAATATTGTTGGACTATGATTTGATCATCAAGAAACATTAGATGGTTATTATAATATTTTTTATCAAATTTTAACTAATTATGGAATACCAAAAACATTTTATACCGATAATAGAACAGTTTTTGGATATAAGAAAAAAGTTGATGCAGGAAAAATAAATACAGAAAATGACACTTATACTCAATTTCAAAAGTCCTGTAATGATTTAGGTGTTGAAATAATCAGAACTTCAATTCCGCAAGCTAAAGGTCGCGTTGAACGCTTATTTGGAACACTTCAAAGTCGTTTAATTAGTGAATTACGACTTAATAAAATTAGAAATTTAGAAGAAGCTAACAAATTTCTTAAAACATACATAAGTACTTTTAATAAACAATTTGCCTTTCCTATTGATGATACTAAATCTGCTATGGTTAAAGCTCCTACACAGGAAGAAATCAATATTTATCTTTCAAGATTTTCTAAAAGAAAAACAGATAGTGGTTCAACCATAACATATTATGGTAAAAAGTATTTTCCTTATAAAAATAACAAAGTTCAATACATACAACCTAGAACTGATGTAATTGTACTTAAATCATTTATTAATGAATTATATCTTAGTTACAATAATCAAATGTATGAACTAAAAGAAATAGCACAAAAACCAATTATAAAAGAAAATTTAATAAAAACTAAAAAAGTTTATATACCCAATAAAAATCATCCGTGAAGATATGGATATCAATAA
- a CDS encoding alkaline phosphatase family protein: protein MITISYDSYRDPILNYVPHSNDYLTNEPTNQLVPKAKKPKHVVMVGIDGMASYALKSGYSPNMNYLMHHGAYTLEARDVLPTSSAANWASVMFATDPIKHGVVDQDLWNIHHTVHAEVKADQVSIFSSIIDKYGPSKNLFGYASEGEMIANFQPKGQENIKTLISNNGNYCATENDK from the coding sequence ATGATAACTATTAGTTACGATAGTTATCGCGATCCAATTTTAAATTATGTACCACATAGTAACGATTATTTAACAAATGAACCAACTAATCAATTGGTTCCTAAAGCAAAAAAACCTAAACATGTAGTTATGGTGGGTATTGACGGTATGGCCAGTTATGCATTAAAAAGTGGTTATAGTCCAAATATGAACTATTTAATGCATCATGGTGCATATACATTGGAAGCACGTGATGTTTTACCAACTTCTTCTGCTGCAAATTGAGCAAGTGTTATGTTTGCTACAGATCCTATTAAGCATGGTGTTGTTGATCAAGATTTGTGAAATATTCATCATACTGTTCATGCTGAAGTAAAAGCTGATCAAGTAAGTATTTTTAGTTCTATTATTGATAAGTATGGTCCTTCAAAAAATTTATTTGGTTATGCTAGTGAAGGTGAAATGATTGCTAATTTTCAGCCCAAAGGGCAAGAAAATATAAAAACTTTAATTAGTAATAATGGTAATTATTGTGCAACAGAAAATGATAAATAA